In the Selenihalanaerobacter shriftii genome, one interval contains:
- a CDS encoding Ger(x)C family spore germination protein: MNKRRSKKLKQVSLILIIFLTILASTGCWNNRDLTEMAIATAIGFDKTKDGKLKVTLQIVKPGIIKAKAQGNQERAVWIHSAIGKTAFEAIRNSLKTIDRKVVFSHNQIVVISEEVAKEGIIGILELFERNQNINELSEILVAKESKGLTAEKVLKAESELEDIPAIHMVNIIKSNLKSLAKIRKVSVFKLLKVLNSKGRSPVIGMIHLNKQIDNVKIKDLKIEGAAVFKKDRLIGWLGPIETRGLLFPLNEVGSTVITLPNPMDKKEELDFEILSSQGEIDVKLKNGELTFLIKIDTKGKLVSQQGKGDLTKPKIVKKLEKEVASVIKNEIRNTVKLAQFKYESDIFGFSELVHNKHLDYWKEVENNWVEVFSKTPVKIEVTWNTMSTGLIKKPTRPR, translated from the coding sequence ATGAACAAAAGAAGAAGTAAAAAATTAAAACAAGTATCCCTAATATTAATTATTTTTTTAACTATATTAGCCTCTACTGGCTGTTGGAATAATAGGGATTTAACTGAAATGGCTATAGCCACTGCAATAGGTTTTGATAAAACTAAGGATGGTAAGCTAAAAGTAACTTTGCAGATAGTTAAGCCGGGGATTATTAAGGCTAAAGCCCAAGGTAATCAAGAAAGGGCAGTCTGGATACATTCAGCGATTGGTAAGACAGCATTTGAAGCCATTAGAAATTCACTTAAAACTATAGACCGCAAGGTAGTTTTCTCTCATAATCAAATAGTAGTAATTTCTGAAGAGGTGGCTAAAGAGGGAATAATAGGTATATTAGAGTTGTTTGAAAGAAATCAAAATATAAATGAATTATCAGAGATACTAGTAGCTAAAGAATCTAAAGGATTAACAGCAGAAAAGGTTTTAAAAGCTGAAAGTGAATTAGAAGATATTCCTGCAATACATATGGTAAATATAATTAAAAGTAACTTAAAATCTTTAGCTAAAATTAGAAAAGTAAGCGTTTTTAAATTACTTAAAGTTTTAAATAGTAAAGGTAGATCACCAGTAATTGGTATGATTCATTTAAATAAACAAATAGATAACGTAAAGATTAAAGATTTAAAAATTGAAGGCGCAGCAGTCTTTAAAAAAGATAGGTTAATAGGGTGGTTAGGACCTATAGAGACTAGAGGGCTATTATTCCCATTAAATGAGGTGGGTAGTACAGTAATTACTTTACCTAATCCTATGGATAAAAAAGAAGAATTAGATTTTGAAATACTTTCTTCTCAAGGAGAAATAGATGTTAAGTTAAAAAATGGTGAATTAACTTTTTTAATTAAGATTGATACTAAAGGTAAGCTGGTTAGTCAGCAGGGAAAAGGTGACTTAACTAAACCTAAAATAGTTAAGAAATTAGAGAAAGAGGTAGCTTCGGTTATAAAAAATGAAATTCGAAATACTGTAAAATTAGCACAATTTAAATATGAAAGTGATATTTTTGGTTTCTCCGAATTAGTTCATAATAAACATTTAGATTATTGGAAAGAGGTAGAAAACAATTGGGTTGAGGTCTTTAGTAAGACCCCAGTTAAGATAGAAGTAACCTGGAATACCATGAGTACAGGATTAATTAAGAAGCCTACTAGACCTAGGTAG
- a CDS encoding GerAB/ArcD/ProY family transporter: MVNDIKISKYQLLVLMMGFIFGIIVNPASAAYQDAWLAFIMGWAAGFILIGMYAYIAILNPNKTLIDILRATFGKYLGSILGMLYIWYFIHLAAIILRNFGEFMVISTYTETPLIFIVIILSGAVAYQVRSGLEVLARMSELFVPLVPIFVLFLFLILLPEYDVSNFLPILERGITPVIKAAFSITTFPFGEVVLFLMIFPALNEKDELFKTSYLATAIMGMILFIITIRDLLVLGPNFFANAIFPPVITTSVIPNLNLNLDPVIFVNFLIGGGIKGSLLIYAAALGLAQLFKLDHYKSFIIPLLLVTVGLSQWLYGSIMETLQWSAQIYPYYAIPFQVIIPLIILITSLIKETIQ; encoded by the coding sequence ATGGTAAATGATATCAAAATCTCTAAGTACCAATTATTAGTATTAATGATGGGATTTATATTTGGAATTATTGTTAATCCTGCATCAGCAGCCTATCAGGATGCTTGGTTAGCATTTATTATGGGGTGGGCTGCAGGATTTATTTTAATAGGAATGTATGCATATATAGCAATTTTAAATCCCAACAAGACTCTTATAGATATATTAAGAGCTACTTTTGGTAAATATTTAGGTAGTATATTGGGAATGTTGTATATCTGGTACTTTATTCATCTAGCAGCTATTATTTTAAGAAATTTTGGAGAATTTATGGTTATATCTACATATACTGAAACTCCTCTTATTTTCATTGTAATCATTTTGTCTGGGGCTGTTGCTTATCAAGTACGGTCAGGGTTAGAAGTGTTAGCAAGAATGAGTGAATTATTTGTTCCTCTGGTGCCTATTTTTGTACTGTTTTTATTTCTTATTCTATTACCTGAATATGATGTTAGTAATTTTTTACCTATCTTAGAAAGAGGGATAACTCCAGTTATTAAAGCAGCATTTTCAATTACTACATTTCCTTTTGGTGAGGTTGTTTTATTTTTAATGATATTTCCAGCTTTAAATGAAAAAGACGAGCTTTTTAAAACATCTTATTTAGCTACTGCAATTATGGGGATGATTCTTTTTATTATAACTATTCGAGATTTATTGGTATTAGGACCAAATTTTTTTGCTAATGCTATTTTTCCACCAGTAATAACAACTAGTGTAATTCCTAATCTTAATCTTAACCTTGATCCAGTAATTTTTGTTAATTTTTTAATTGGAGGTGGGATTAAAGGTAGTCTGCTTATTTATGCAGCAGCATTGGGACTAGCTCAGTTGTTTAAGCTTGATCATTATAAATCTTTTATTATCCCACTATTATTAGTGACAGTAGGTTTATCTCAATGGTTATATGGTAGTATTATGGAGACACTGCAGTGGTCAGCACAGATTTATCCTTATTATGCTATTCCCTTTCAAGTTATTATTCCATTGATTATATTGATTACTTCCTTAATTAAAGAAACAATTCAGTAA
- a CDS encoding HD domain-containing phosphohydrolase has translation MTLDEYQSLKIKLNKLSNGVIIINNDNQVTFINSAVEKIQNISIEEAIGQNIVLCENEKYPNQIKEKLQSFNIEKEEKDSGILHNLKEQVSQLSTELQELFISSMTSLVKTLEAKDSYTKGHSVRVSTIAKTIAQHKYGDSNKTEQIKLAGKLHDIGKVGTQETILNKPGRLTDQEFDHIKRHPIISEEILNPIKRFESITHMVRHHHEKFDGTGYPDGLAGKEIPIGARIVALADSYDAMTSNRPYRSAMEPIKAAKEIEENLGTQFDPKLGEIFLGLFYDKKLVPLP, from the coding sequence ATGACATTAGATGAATATCAGAGTCTTAAAATAAAGCTAAATAAACTCTCCAATGGAGTTATCATTATTAATAATGATAATCAAGTTACTTTCATTAATTCTGCAGTAGAAAAGATTCAAAATATATCTATAGAAGAAGCAATAGGACAAAACATAGTTCTATGTGAAAATGAAAAATATCCAAATCAAATTAAAGAAAAATTACAATCTTTTAATATAGAAAAAGAAGAAAAAGATTCTGGTATCTTACATAACCTTAAAGAACAAGTAAGTCAGTTAAGTACTGAACTCCAAGAATTATTTATATCTTCTATGACCAGTTTAGTAAAAACCCTAGAAGCTAAAGACTCCTACACTAAAGGTCATTCTGTACGAGTAAGCACTATAGCTAAAACAATTGCTCAACATAAATACGGAGATTCTAATAAAACAGAACAAATTAAATTAGCTGGTAAATTACATGACATAGGTAAAGTAGGTACTCAAGAAACCATTCTTAATAAACCAGGTAGATTAACTGATCAAGAATTTGATCATATCAAACGACACCCTATTATTAGTGAAGAGATCTTAAATCCGATTAAACGATTCGAATCTATAACTCACATGGTAAGACACCACCATGAAAAATTTGATGGAACAGGGTATCCTGATGGATTAGCAGGTAAAGAAATTCCTATTGGGGCTAGAATAGTAGCACTTGCAGATAGTTATGATGCTATGACTTCTAATCGCCCTTATCGTTCAGCTATGGAACCTATAAAAGCTGCGAAAGAAATTGAAGAAAATTTAGGAACACAATTTGACCCAAAATTAGGAGAAATATTCTTAGGCCTATTCTATGATAAAAAATTAGTACCGTTACCTTAA
- a CDS encoding patatin-like phospholipase family protein, with amino-acid sequence MGDKPKIGLALGAGSVRGIAHIGVLQVLDKAGIHIDYLAGSSIGSMVGGFYAADLDLKRLEQLSYQMDWDLVTDLTVPRQGLIAGNKVKEFIKLLTQNKRFSDLKLPFAAVAADIQKGEEVVLREGLVADAIRASISIPGVYVPHEINDRLLVDGAILNRVPTNVIEDFGADIIIGVDVSYDVTQDGNVNNIFEIIMKTLGIMEREIMKYKGIDADVLIRPKVGHVPSRALDKAEECVAAGVKAAEEKVPKIKELIKRWEK; translated from the coding sequence GTGGGGGATAAACCTAAAATTGGTTTAGCTTTAGGAGCAGGTTCAGTCAGAGGGATAGCACATATTGGTGTATTACAAGTATTAGATAAAGCAGGAATACATATAGATTACTTAGCAGGATCTAGTATTGGAAGTATGGTGGGAGGATTTTATGCAGCAGATTTAGACCTTAAACGCTTAGAACAATTATCGTATCAAATGGATTGGGATTTAGTGACGGATTTAACAGTTCCGCGCCAAGGATTAATTGCAGGGAATAAAGTAAAAGAATTTATTAAATTACTGACTCAAAATAAGAGGTTTTCAGATTTGAAATTACCTTTTGCGGCAGTAGCAGCAGATATTCAAAAAGGAGAAGAAGTAGTTTTGAGAGAAGGATTAGTAGCAGATGCTATAAGAGCTAGCATATCTATTCCTGGAGTTTATGTTCCGCATGAAATTAATGACCGGTTATTAGTTGATGGAGCAATCCTAAATAGAGTTCCAACCAATGTTATTGAGGATTTTGGGGCTGATATTATAATTGGAGTAGATGTAAGCTATGATGTCACTCAAGATGGTAATGTCAATAATATATTTGAAATTATTATGAAGACCTTGGGGATTATGGAACGAGAAATCATGAAGTATAAAGGGATAGATGCTGATGTTTTAATTAGGCCTAAAGTAGGTCATGTTCCCTCTCGAGCTTTAGATAAAGCCGAAGAATGTGTAGCAGCCGGAGTTAAAGCTGCTGAAGAGAAAGTTCCTAAGATTAAAGAGTTAATTAAAAGGTGGGAGAAATAA
- a CDS encoding YlbL family protein: MASFKNEKLNRLLIISLVVILVSLLSAIWPTDYYVESPGIAKELSSLVKVKNGYKDEIKGKFRLTAVSLETASVLEYYYVSLFKPQGVALTPLGKQLPPEVEPREYFEMMKDVMKESKLKAKAVALRQAGYDFEITGQGAEIVKVLKESNAKDKLKEGDIITEVDDKKISLVTEVIDKIRKRKIGESVDLTIKREDKTHKYSIKTKELENSPGKASLGVLISSYKRSYNFPVEIEINSGDIGGPSAGMVFTLEVLNQLTKNDLTHGKDIAGTGTIDLEGNVGEISGVEQKILAAEREGAEIFLSPAGNYEKAKESATKIKVVSVDKVEDAIDFLNSLE; this comes from the coding sequence ATGGCAAGTTTTAAAAACGAAAAATTAAATAGATTATTAATAATTAGTTTGGTTGTAATATTGGTCAGTCTTTTATCAGCTATTTGGCCAACAGATTATTATGTAGAATCACCAGGTATTGCTAAAGAATTAAGTTCATTAGTAAAGGTAAAAAATGGATATAAGGATGAGATTAAAGGTAAGTTTAGATTAACTGCTGTCTCTTTAGAAACAGCTAGTGTATTAGAATATTATTATGTTTCTTTATTTAAGCCGCAAGGTGTTGCATTAACCCCTTTAGGGAAGCAATTACCTCCAGAAGTTGAACCTCGAGAATATTTTGAGATGATGAAAGATGTAATGAAAGAGAGTAAATTAAAGGCCAAAGCTGTTGCTTTAAGGCAAGCTGGTTATGATTTTGAGATTACTGGGCAAGGAGCAGAGATAGTTAAGGTCTTAAAAGAGAGTAATGCTAAAGATAAGTTAAAAGAAGGGGATATCATTACTGAAGTTGATGACAAGAAGATAAGTTTAGTAACTGAAGTAATAGATAAAATCAGAAAAAGAAAGATAGGTGAGTCAGTCGATTTAACGATTAAGAGAGAGGATAAGACTCATAAATATAGTATTAAGACTAAAGAATTAGAGAATAGTCCTGGTAAAGCATCCTTAGGAGTCTTAATTTCCTCATATAAACGTTCTTATAACTTTCCAGTTGAGATTGAGATAAATTCTGGAGATATAGGAGGGCCTTCTGCAGGAATGGTATTTACTTTAGAAGTTCTTAATCAATTAACTAAAAATGACTTGACACATGGTAAGGATATAGCTGGAACAGGAACTATAGATTTAGAAGGAAATGTAGGAGAAATAAGTGGAGTAGAACAAAAAATATTAGCTGCAGAAAGAGAAGGAGCAGAAATTTTCTTATCACCAGCTGGGAATTATGAAAAAGCTAAAGAATCGGCTACTAAGATTAAAGTGGTTTCTGTAGATAAGGTGGAAGATGCAATTGATTTTCTTAATTCTTTAGAATAA
- a CDS encoding nucleotidyltransferase, producing the protein MKALGIITEYNPFHNGHLYHLRKSLKTTDADYTICVMSGNFVQRGNPAIIDKWNRVKMALEAGIDLVLELPIAYALRSAEYFAYGGVQLLNQTGIVDKMVFGSELGEIEPLIEISEILADEPTELSNLIQEELDKGVSFPKARAEALSIYIPNLDTTLSTAKVKKTINNPNNILGIEYIKALIQTNSQIKPLTIKRKGADYHQTKIKGKITSATAIRNTILKDQSLQDIKELLPSYSFDILKENIRLNKGPIDLENFELPILTILRRTSPSTLKEIEDVTGGLENRIKDAANQATSLLELIDLIKTKRFTQTRIQRILLHLLLGLNKSTLKGFDKAGGPQYLRILGFSKKGQKILKTMKETSKLPLINRVANHYKSAYPADSLKAKMLAMEVKATNIYSLAYNNPKYRQGGQDYTQPLILKN; encoded by the coding sequence ATGAAAGCCTTAGGAATCATTACTGAATATAATCCTTTTCATAATGGTCACCTCTACCACTTGCGTAAATCATTAAAAACTACTGACGCCGATTATACTATCTGTGTTATGAGCGGTAATTTTGTACAAAGAGGAAATCCAGCCATTATTGATAAATGGAACCGAGTCAAAATGGCTTTAGAAGCTGGAATTGATTTAGTATTAGAATTACCAATTGCTTATGCTCTACGTAGTGCTGAATACTTCGCTTATGGTGGAGTCCAACTTTTAAACCAAACTGGGATAGTAGATAAGATGGTTTTTGGTAGTGAATTAGGAGAGATTGAACCGTTAATAGAAATAAGTGAAATTCTTGCTGATGAACCAACTGAATTATCAAATCTAATTCAAGAAGAATTAGATAAAGGAGTTTCTTTCCCCAAAGCTAGAGCAGAAGCCCTAAGTATATATATTCCTAATTTGGATACTACTCTAAGTACTGCTAAAGTCAAGAAAACCATTAATAATCCTAATAATATTTTGGGTATTGAATATATTAAAGCTTTAATTCAAACTAATAGTCAAATTAAACCTTTAACTATTAAGCGTAAAGGAGCAGACTATCATCAAACAAAGATTAAAGGTAAAATAACAAGTGCTACTGCTATTCGCAATACAATACTTAAAGATCAGTCATTACAAGATATAAAAGAATTACTACCGTCCTACTCTTTTGATATTTTAAAAGAGAATATTAGGCTTAATAAAGGACCTATTGATTTAGAAAATTTTGAATTACCAATCTTAACTATTTTACGACGCACATCACCATCAACTTTGAAAGAAATTGAAGATGTTACTGGAGGTTTAGAAAACAGAATTAAAGATGCTGCTAACCAAGCAACATCTTTATTAGAATTAATAGATTTAATTAAGACTAAGCGATTTACTCAAACTAGGATTCAAAGAATTCTTCTTCATTTATTATTAGGGTTGAATAAAAGTACATTAAAGGGATTTGACAAAGCCGGTGGCCCACAATATTTAAGAATTTTAGGTTTTTCTAAAAAAGGTCAAAAAATATTAAAAACAATGAAAGAAACGAGTAAATTACCTTTAATTAACCGAGTAGCAAACCATTATAAGAGTGCCTATCCAGCTGATTCACTTAAAGCTAAAATGTTAGCTATGGAAGTTAAAGCAACTAATATTTATTCCTTAGCTTATAATAATCCTAAATATCGCCAAGGAGGCCAAGATTATACCCAACCACTTATTCTAAAGAATTAA
- the pta gene encoding phosphate acetyltransferase, with protein MGFVEEIRKEASEDRQTIVLPEGTEPRMIKATPKILEEEIADIILVGDEEELNQIAADEGVDISGAEIINPEASDYLEDFAETYYELRKHKGISKEDALEQMKDSLYFGSMLVKKGIADGKVAGALNTTANVLRPVIRIIGTSDDVSIVSGSFLMIVPDCEYGSEGKMLFADSGVFPEGNPEEIAELAISSASTFEALTGEEPIVAMLSFSTKGSAEHPIVERMRKAAEICKEKAPDLQVDGEMQGDAALVPEIGAKKAPDSDVAGKANVLIFPDLNAGNIAYKLVQRLAKADAFGPLIQGNALPVNDLSRGCSVEDIVTVSAITAVQSQFRKSQEG; from the coding sequence ATGGGGTTTGTTGAAGAAATTAGAAAAGAGGCTAGTGAAGATCGGCAAACAATAGTTTTGCCAGAGGGTACAGAACCAAGAATGATTAAGGCAACGCCTAAGATATTAGAAGAAGAAATTGCTGATATTATTCTTGTAGGGGATGAAGAAGAATTAAATCAAATAGCTGCTGATGAGGGTGTAGATATTTCTGGAGCTGAAATAATTAACCCGGAAGCATCTGATTATTTAGAAGATTTTGCTGAAACTTATTATGAATTAAGAAAGCACAAAGGTATTTCTAAAGAAGATGCTTTAGAGCAGATGAAAGATTCACTTTATTTTGGATCTATGTTAGTTAAGAAAGGAATAGCCGATGGTAAGGTTGCTGGTGCTTTAAATACTACTGCTAATGTATTACGACCTGTAATTAGAATTATAGGTACTAGTGATGATGTTTCCATAGTATCTGGTTCTTTCTTAATGATTGTACCAGATTGTGAGTATGGATCAGAGGGTAAGATGTTATTTGCTGATAGTGGAGTATTCCCTGAAGGTAATCCAGAGGAAATAGCAGAATTAGCTATCTCTTCTGCAAGTACTTTTGAAGCATTAACTGGAGAAGAGCCTATAGTTGCTATGTTATCATTCTCTACTAAAGGTAGTGCTGAGCACCCAATAGTAGAAAGAATGAGAAAGGCAGCTGAAATCTGTAAAGAGAAAGCACCTGATTTACAAGTTGATGGTGAAATGCAAGGAGATGCAGCTTTAGTTCCAGAAATCGGTGCTAAAAAAGCTCCAGATAGTGATGTAGCTGGAAAAGCAAATGTATTAATATTCCCTGACCTAAATGCAGGTAATATTGCTTATAAATTAGTACAGCGGTTAGCTAAGGCTGATGCTTTTGGACCATTAATTCAGGGTAATGCTTTACCAGTTAATGACTTATCTAGAGGATGTAGTGTAGAAGATATTGTTACTGTGTCTGCTATTACTGCAGTACAATCTCAATTTAGAAAATCACAAGAAGGTTAA
- a CDS encoding acetate/propionate family kinase has protein sequence MKVLVLNCGSSSAKYQLINMENESPLASGVVERIGIDGAFLTHEPAGSEEVKIENEIPDHSVAIKMVIDTLLDDDYGVIASMDEISAVGHRVVHGGENFADSALIDDEVYNAIDEVKHLAPLHNPPNLLGIQVSQELMPETPDVAVFDTAFHQTMPAKSYMYALPYEWYEDYGVRRYGFHGTSHKYVAKRAAEILGKSFEDLKIITCHLGNGASVAAVDGGKVMDTSMGLTPLEGLVMGTRCGDIDPAIVPFMMENEGYSAAEMDNVLNKKSGVAGLSGVSNDFRDIGEEAESGNEQAQIAIDVFAQRVKKYIGSYSAVLGGADVVVFTAGIGENAIEIRANILEGLGYLGLTLDEEKNDMRGKEQVITTDDADNIAMVVPTNEELVIARDTKRLVEEAAEAAS, from the coding sequence ATGAAAGTATTAGTTTTAAATTGTGGAAGTTCATCTGCTAAATATCAGTTAATTAATATGGAAAATGAGTCACCATTAGCAAGTGGAGTTGTAGAGAGAATCGGTATTGATGGCGCATTCTTGACACATGAGCCAGCTGGAAGTGAAGAAGTTAAGATAGAGAATGAGATTCCAGATCACAGTGTAGCGATTAAGATGGTTATCGATACTCTTTTAGATGATGATTATGGAGTAATCGCTAGTATGGACGAAATTAGTGCGGTTGGTCATCGTGTTGTTCACGGAGGGGAGAATTTTGCTGATTCTGCTTTAATCGACGATGAAGTATATAATGCTATTGATGAAGTCAAGCATTTAGCACCATTACATAATCCACCTAACTTATTAGGGATTCAGGTTAGTCAAGAGTTAATGCCTGAAACTCCTGATGTTGCAGTATTTGATACTGCTTTCCATCAAACAATGCCGGCTAAATCTTATATGTATGCACTACCTTATGAATGGTATGAAGATTATGGAGTACGTCGTTATGGTTTCCACGGTACTTCTCATAAGTATGTTGCTAAGAGAGCAGCAGAAATTCTTGGTAAATCTTTTGAAGATTTAAAGATTATTACTTGTCACTTAGGAAATGGAGCTAGTGTAGCTGCTGTTGATGGTGGTAAAGTAATGGATACTAGTATGGGACTAACTCCACTAGAAGGATTAGTAATGGGAACTCGTTGTGGAGATATCGATCCAGCGATTGTACCATTTATGATGGAGAATGAAGGCTATTCTGCTGCTGAAATGGACAATGTTCTAAATAAGAAGAGTGGTGTAGCAGGATTATCGGGAGTAAGTAACGACTTTAGAGATATTGGAGAAGAAGCAGAGTCTGGTAATGAGCAAGCACAGATAGCTATTGATGTATTTGCTCAGCGCGTTAAGAAGTATATTGGTTCTTATTCTGCTGTATTAGGCGGAGCAGACGTGGTAGTCTTTACTGCTGGTATTGGTGAGAATGCTATTGAGATTAGAGCTAATATTCTAGAAGGATTAGGTTATCTAGGACTTACTTTAGATGAAGAAAAGAATGATATGCGTGGTAAGGAGCAAGTGATTACTACTGATGATGCAGATAATATCGCTATGGTAGTACCGACTAATGAAGAGTTAGTAATTGCTCGAGATACTAAGCGATTAGTTGAAGAAGCTGCAGAAGCAGCTAGTTAA
- a CDS encoding sigma 54-interacting transcriptional regulator — MSNKENKICFIAPYNKLKRLADEVIKDRKFPITTIIGDMSEGVTRAKEMTNQGYEVIISRGGTASLIKEAVNLPVVKINVTGYDLLRVLHKYEGCQQRIGIIGYKSVIYGVKAIAEIIGLNIDYYTIKKELEVEEKIKEAINNGIETIIGDTVGVNAAKKYGLDYELIKSGNEAILNGFLEALKVYEATLIEREKKKKLQTILDFAHEGITAVDEEGIVTVFNPTAEKLFNKRRSEVIGKSVEQVIPNTKLPKIIKTGNENIGHVQNIDETKIATNRVPIKVGNKITGAVATFQDVTKIQELEQKIRQKLHKKGLTAQYTLKDIIGNSDKIKNVKKLARKYGKVDSTVLINGESGTGKELFAQGIHNCSDRRVGPFVAVNCAALPTNLLESELFGYEEGTFTGAKKGGKKGLFELAHNGTIFLDEIGEMDKSLQARLLRVIQEKRVMKLGGEKVIPIDVRILAATNRNLREEVRNGRFREDLYYRLSVLDLDIPPLRKRKADIELIFSYLLKKKCKKLNKDIKEVDDDIIEFLADYNWPGNVRELENVIEKIVVISEGNIIKKEDINFILSNLINREDNFNLDDEFVIMDGTLEEIEREIIERTVKREGNKTKAAEKLGIDRTTLWRKLNKWDAE; from the coding sequence ATGTCAAATAAAGAAAATAAAATATGCTTTATTGCTCCATATAATAAGTTAAAGAGACTAGCTGATGAAGTGATAAAAGATAGAAAATTTCCTATTACAACCATTATAGGAGATATGAGTGAAGGGGTAACACGTGCTAAAGAAATGACAAATCAAGGTTATGAGGTGATTATCAGTAGAGGAGGGACAGCTTCTTTAATTAAAGAAGCTGTTAATTTGCCTGTTGTAAAGATTAATGTGACTGGTTATGATTTGTTACGTGTTTTGCATAAATATGAAGGTTGTCAACAACGGATAGGGATCATCGGTTACAAAAGTGTAATTTATGGTGTAAAGGCAATTGCTGAAATTATAGGACTTAATATAGATTATTATACAATTAAGAAAGAGCTAGAAGTAGAAGAGAAGATTAAAGAAGCGATTAACAATGGGATAGAAACGATTATTGGAGATACTGTAGGTGTTAATGCAGCTAAAAAGTATGGTTTGGATTATGAATTAATTAAATCAGGAAATGAAGCGATCTTAAATGGTTTTTTAGAAGCATTGAAGGTATATGAAGCAACTTTAATAGAAAGAGAGAAAAAGAAAAAGTTACAAACAATATTAGACTTTGCACATGAAGGAATTACAGCGGTAGACGAAGAAGGGATTGTAACTGTTTTTAATCCAACAGCAGAAAAATTATTTAATAAAAGACGAAGTGAAGTTATTGGTAAAAGTGTAGAGCAAGTAATTCCTAATACGAAATTACCGAAAATAATCAAAACTGGTAATGAGAATATTGGTCATGTCCAGAATATAGATGAAACTAAAATTGCTACTAATCGAGTGCCGATTAAAGTTGGTAACAAAATAACAGGAGCAGTTGCTACTTTTCAAGATGTCACTAAGATTCAGGAATTAGAACAAAAGATTAGACAGAAGTTGCATAAAAAAGGATTGACAGCTCAATATACCTTAAAGGACATTATAGGTAATAGTGATAAAATTAAAAATGTGAAAAAATTGGCACGTAAGTATGGTAAAGTTGATTCTACTGTATTAATCAATGGAGAAAGCGGAACTGGAAAAGAGTTATTTGCCCAAGGAATTCATAATTGTAGCGATCGGAGAGTAGGACCTTTTGTTGCGGTTAATTGTGCAGCACTACCTACGAATTTACTTGAGAGTGAGCTGTTTGGTTATGAAGAAGGAACCTTCACTGGTGCTAAAAAAGGTGGTAAGAAGGGGTTATTTGAGTTAGCTCATAATGGAACAATCTTTTTAGATGAGATAGGTGAAATGGATAAAAGTTTACAAGCAAGATTGCTTAGAGTTATTCAGGAGAAGAGAGTTATGAAACTAGGAGGAGAGAAGGTTATTCCAATTGATGTACGGATTTTAGCTGCGACTAATAGGAATTTACGGGAAGAGGTTCGTAATGGTCGCTTTAGAGAGGATTTATATTATAGATTAAGTGTATTGGACTTAGATATTCCTCCTTTACGTAAGCGGAAAGCAGATATTGAATTAATATTTTCATATTTATTAAAGAAAAAATGTAAAAAATTAAATAAAGATATTAAAGAAGTAGATGATGATATAATAGAGTTTTTAGCAGATTATAATTGGCCAGGTAATGTTAGAGAACTTGAAAATGTAATAGAAAAGATAGTTGTTATTTCTGAAGGTAATATAATCAAGAAAGAAGACATAAATTTTATACTATCTAATTTAATAAATAGAGAAGATAATTTTAATTTAGATGATGAATTTGTAATTATGGATGGAACTTTAGAAGAAATTGAAAGAGAAATAATAGAAAGAACGGTAAAAAGAGAAGGGAATAAGACTAAAGCAGCAGAAAAATTAGGTATCGATCGGACAACCTTATGGCGTAAATTAAATAAATGGGATGCAGAGTAA
- a CDS encoding UxaA family hydrolase has translation MSKKSLVMKSVDNVATTIEAINEGEKVDVEIGGEVKEITINQDVPFGHKFAVATIEKGKDIIKYGESLGAASEDINVGDYVHVHNLESKRGRGDLIE, from the coding sequence ATGAGTAAGAAAAGTCTTGTTATGAAATCGGTTGATAATGTTGCGACTACTATTGAAGCGATTAATGAAGGAGAAAAGGTGGATGTTGAGATAGGTGGAGAAGTTAAAGAGATTACGATTAATCAAGATGTCCCATTTGGCCATAAATTTGCTGTGGCTACGATTGAAAAAGGGAAAGATATTATTAAGTATGGTGAAAGTTTAGGAGCGGCTAGTGAAGATATTAATGTAGGTGATTATGTTCATGTTCATAATTTAGAGAGTAAACGTGGTAGAGGAGATTTAATAGAGTAA